The Rhopalosiphum maidis isolate BTI-1 chromosome 1, ASM367621v3, whole genome shotgun sequence genome has a segment encoding these proteins:
- the LOC113557321 gene encoding 3-hydroxy-3-methylglutaryl-coenzyme A reductase isoform X3 → MFTVFSSFVFSTIVIHYLNGDLKDAMFLFLLVLLVNLKKASLLAQFALSGCSQTEVINNISKGMSLLGPSFSLDSIVCSLVISVGMLSGVQRLETLCMFTCMSFIVNYVVIMSFYPACLSLVLDLLRGGDENGMPFWGDRSQITAICNDHKTDPITQRVKVIMSVGVMIVHAQSRWALSGMETETDNMLGMQVTKFAVFNETEENTHRSVHSSIVHWMASGADHIVILILLLSMIVWFWFFGDRDDLAHTLAQVNKQSVNTSGNSVHVLETQKNIQHRESQTDNRKPSVYTSNKMVQTENVNSSIVLEDNNGEIRTFDECLDIYKTQKSAEQLNDEEVLMLVKSNHIKPYMLEKCVNNPERGVGLRRKIIAAESNLTEALIQLPYIGYDYSKVLGTNCENVIGYVAVPVGVAGPLLVDDVFYQVPMATTEGCLVASTNRGCRALTLCGGVITRVVDDGMTRGPVVRFSSVTTASEAKMWMDNPEKFKIIKSAFDSTSRFARLTKLLVRIAGRHLFIRFTASTGDAMGMNMLSKGTEKSLKVIGEYFPDMEVLSLSGNFCSDKKPAAVNWIEGRGKYVVSEAIVPSKVVTEVLKTTVAALVDVNISKNLMGSAIAGSIGGNNAHAANVVTAVYIATGQDPAQNVASSNCMTLMEAFGDDLYVSCTMPSVEIGTVGGGTSLPGQSACLEMLGVRGANSQTPGANAKRLARILCATVLAGELSLMSALTAGHLVKSHMIHNRSAPSIQNLETESCESNRQIKNCVS, encoded by the exons atgtttacagtgttttcAAGCTTTGTTTTTAGTACCATAGTAATACATTACTTAAACGGAGACTTaaa aGATGCTATGTTCCTGTTCCTATTAGTTTTACttgttaacttaaaaaaagccAGTTTATTGGCACAATTTGCACTTAGTGGCTGCTCACAAACCGAAGTAATCAACAATATATCTAAAGGCATGTCATTACTAGGTCCGTCGTTTTCTTTGGATTCAATTGTCTGTAGTCTTGTTATCAGTGTTGGGATGCTGTCAGGTGTCCAGCGTTTAGAAACACTATGTATGTTTACATGCATGTCATTTATTGTGAACTATGTGGTAATCATGAGTTTTTATCCAGCTTGTTTATCACTGGTATTGGAt TTACTGAGAGGAGGAGATGAAAATGGTATGCCATTTTGGGGTGACCGTTCTCAGATAACTGCCATTTGCAATGATCATAAAACTGATCCCATCACACAACGTGTTAAGGTGATAATGTCAGTTGGTGTAATGATTGTTCACGCTCAGAG TCGATGGGCATTGAGTGGTATGGAAACAGAAACAGATAATATGTTAGGAATGCAAGTAACTAAATTTGCTGTATTTAATGAAACTGAAGAAAATACCCATCGTTCTGTTCATAGCTCTATTGTACA TTGGATGGCTAGTGGGGCTGATCACATAGTTATATTGATACTTTTACTGTCAATGATAGTATGGTTTTGGTTCTTTGGAGACCGTGATGATCTAGCTCATACCTTAGCACAGGTGAATAAACAGTCAGTTAACACATCCG gTAATTCAGTACATGTCCTTGaaactcaaaaaaatattcaacatagAGAAAGCCAAACTGATAATCGAAAACCATCAGTTTATACTTCCAACAAAATGGTTCAAACAGAAAATGTTAATAGCAGTATTGTTCTAGAGGATAACAATGGGGAAATTAGAACTTTTGATGAATGTTTGGATATATACAAAACtcag aaatcagCTGAACAATTAAATGATGAAGAAGTATTAATGTTGGTGAAATCGAACCATATAAAACCGTACATGTTGGAGAAGTGTGTCAATAACCCAGAGAGGGGTGTTGGTCttagaagaaaaataattgcagCAGAAAGCAATCTCACTGAAGCCTTAATACAATTACCTTACATTGGTTATGATTATTCAAAA GTACTAGGAACAAATTGTGAGAATGTGATAGGATACGTAGCTGTACCTGTTGGTGTTGCTGGACCATTACTTGTGGatgatgtattttatcaaGTACCAATGGCAACCACTGAAGGTTGTCTAGTAGCCAGTACAAACAGGGGTTGTAGAGCACTGACGTTATGCGGTGGTGTTATAACGAGAGTTGTGGACGATGGTATGACTAGAGGACCTGTTGTCAGATTTTCTTCAGTTACTACTGCAAG tgaagCAAAAATGTGGATGGACAATCCAGaaaagttcaaaataattaagtcaGCATTTGATTCAACAAGCAGATTTGCAAGACTCACAAAATTACTTGTGCGCATAGCAGGTCGACATTTGTTTATTCGGTTTACCGCTTCTACGGGTGATGCAATGGGCATGAATATGTTAtccaaa ggAACAGAAAAATCTCTCAAAGTTATTGGAGAATACTTCCCCGATATGGAAGTCTTGAGCTTGAGTGGTAATTTTTGTTCAGACAAAAAACCAGCCGCAGTCAACtg gatTGAAGGTCGTGGAAAATATGTTGTTAGTGAAGCAATTGTACCTTCAAAAGTTGTAACAGAGGTACTGAAAACCACTGTAGCAGCATTAGTTGATGTTAACATTAGTAAAAACTTGATGGGCTCAGCAATTGCTGGTAGTATTGGAGGAAATAATGCTCATGCTGCCAATGTTGTTACAGCTGTGTATATTGCTACAGGAcaa GATCCAGCGCAAAATGTAGCAAGTAGTAATTGCATGACGCTGATGGAAGCATTTGGTGATGACCTTTATGTATCATGTACAATGCCTTCCGTTGAAATTGGTACAGTTGGTGGAGGAACCTCATTACCTGGTCAATCTGCTTGTTTGGAAATGCTTGGCGTACGAGGTGCAAACTCTCAAACCCCCGGGGCCAATGCCAAACGGTTAGCACGTATACTATGTGCAACAGTTTTGGCAGGTGAGCTGTCATTGATGTCAGCCTTGACTGCTGGTCATTTAGTGAAAAGTCACATGATTCACAATCG atCCGCTCCTTCCATTCAGAATTTAGAAACAGAATCATGCGAATCAAatagacaaataaaaaactgtGTGTCTTGA
- the LOC113557321 gene encoding 3-hydroxy-3-methylglutaryl-coenzyme A reductase isoform X2 has product MFDNIFGGIGKGCASHPWEVIVGVLTVTACMLTIDKTADPSLSAGPNSLPHSTKIVDDESHAIDVIFMTLIRCIAVLYCYYQFNNLRQLDSKYVLGIAAMFTVFSSFVFSTIVIHYLNGDLKDAMFLFLLVLLVNLKKASLLAQFALSGCSQTEVINNISKGMSLLGPSFSLDSIVCSLVISVGMLSGVQRLETLCMFTCMSFIVNYVVIMSFYPACLSLVLDLLRGGDENGMPFWGDRSQITAICNDHKTDPITQRVKVIMSVGVMIVHAQSRWALSGMETETDNMLGMQVTKFAVFNETEENTHRSVHSSIVHWMASGADHIVILILLLSMIVWFWFFGDRDDLAHTLAQVNKQSVNTSGNSVHVLETQKNIQHRESQTDNRKPSVYTSNKMVQTENVNSSIVLEDNNGEIRTFDECLDIYKTQKSAEQLNDEEVLMLVKSNHIKPYMLEKCVNNPERGVGLRRKIIAAESNLTEALIQLPYIGYDYSKVLGTNCENVIGYVAVPVGVAGPLLVDDVFYQVPMATTEGCLVASTNRGCRALTLCGGVITRVVDDGMTRGPVVRFSSVTTASEAKMWMDNPEKFKIIKSAFDSTSRFARLTKLLVRIAGRHLFIRFTASTGDAMGMNMLSKGTEKSLKVIGEYFPDMEVLSLSGNFCSDKKPAAVNWIEGRGKYVVSEAIVPSKVVTEVLKTTVAALVDVNISKNLMGSAIAGSIGGNNAHAANVVTAVYIATGQDPAQNVASSNCMTLMEAFGDDLYVSCTMPSVEIGTVGGGTSLPGQSACLEMLGVRGANSQTPGANAKRLARILCATVLAGELSLMSALTAGHLVKSHMIHNRSAPSIQNLETESCESNRQIKNCVS; this is encoded by the exons ATGTTCGACAACATATTCGGTGGCATTGGCAAAGGCTGTGCCAGCCACCCCTGGGAAGTGATCGTGGGAGTCCTTACCGTCACTGCGTGCATGCTGACGATTGACAAGACGGCCGATCCATCACTGTCGGCCGGACCGAACAGCCTACCGCACAGCACCAAGATCGTT GATGATGAATCACACGCCATCGACGTAATATTTATGACTTTAATAAGATGTATAGCCGTGCTTTACTGCTATTATCAGTTCAATAATCTCAGGCAGTTGgattcaaaatatgttttgg gTATTGCCGccatgtttacagtgttttcAAGCTTTGTTTTTAGTACCATAGTAATACATTACTTAAACGGAGACTTaaa aGATGCTATGTTCCTGTTCCTATTAGTTTTACttgttaacttaaaaaaagccAGTTTATTGGCACAATTTGCACTTAGTGGCTGCTCACAAACCGAAGTAATCAACAATATATCTAAAGGCATGTCATTACTAGGTCCGTCGTTTTCTTTGGATTCAATTGTCTGTAGTCTTGTTATCAGTGTTGGGATGCTGTCAGGTGTCCAGCGTTTAGAAACACTATGTATGTTTACATGCATGTCATTTATTGTGAACTATGTGGTAATCATGAGTTTTTATCCAGCTTGTTTATCACTGGTATTGGAt TTACTGAGAGGAGGAGATGAAAATGGTATGCCATTTTGGGGTGACCGTTCTCAGATAACTGCCATTTGCAATGATCATAAAACTGATCCCATCACACAACGTGTTAAGGTGATAATGTCAGTTGGTGTAATGATTGTTCACGCTCAGAG TCGATGGGCATTGAGTGGTATGGAAACAGAAACAGATAATATGTTAGGAATGCAAGTAACTAAATTTGCTGTATTTAATGAAACTGAAGAAAATACCCATCGTTCTGTTCATAGCTCTATTGTACA TTGGATGGCTAGTGGGGCTGATCACATAGTTATATTGATACTTTTACTGTCAATGATAGTATGGTTTTGGTTCTTTGGAGACCGTGATGATCTAGCTCATACCTTAGCACAGGTGAATAAACAGTCAGTTAACACATCCG gTAATTCAGTACATGTCCTTGaaactcaaaaaaatattcaacatagAGAAAGCCAAACTGATAATCGAAAACCATCAGTTTATACTTCCAACAAAATGGTTCAAACAGAAAATGTTAATAGCAGTATTGTTCTAGAGGATAACAATGGGGAAATTAGAACTTTTGATGAATGTTTGGATATATACAAAACtcag aaatcagCTGAACAATTAAATGATGAAGAAGTATTAATGTTGGTGAAATCGAACCATATAAAACCGTACATGTTGGAGAAGTGTGTCAATAACCCAGAGAGGGGTGTTGGTCttagaagaaaaataattgcagCAGAAAGCAATCTCACTGAAGCCTTAATACAATTACCTTACATTGGTTATGATTATTCAAAA GTACTAGGAACAAATTGTGAGAATGTGATAGGATACGTAGCTGTACCTGTTGGTGTTGCTGGACCATTACTTGTGGatgatgtattttatcaaGTACCAATGGCAACCACTGAAGGTTGTCTAGTAGCCAGTACAAACAGGGGTTGTAGAGCACTGACGTTATGCGGTGGTGTTATAACGAGAGTTGTGGACGATGGTATGACTAGAGGACCTGTTGTCAGATTTTCTTCAGTTACTACTGCAAG tgaagCAAAAATGTGGATGGACAATCCAGaaaagttcaaaataattaagtcaGCATTTGATTCAACAAGCAGATTTGCAAGACTCACAAAATTACTTGTGCGCATAGCAGGTCGACATTTGTTTATTCGGTTTACCGCTTCTACGGGTGATGCAATGGGCATGAATATGTTAtccaaa ggAACAGAAAAATCTCTCAAAGTTATTGGAGAATACTTCCCCGATATGGAAGTCTTGAGCTTGAGTGGTAATTTTTGTTCAGACAAAAAACCAGCCGCAGTCAACtg gatTGAAGGTCGTGGAAAATATGTTGTTAGTGAAGCAATTGTACCTTCAAAAGTTGTAACAGAGGTACTGAAAACCACTGTAGCAGCATTAGTTGATGTTAACATTAGTAAAAACTTGATGGGCTCAGCAATTGCTGGTAGTATTGGAGGAAATAATGCTCATGCTGCCAATGTTGTTACAGCTGTGTATATTGCTACAGGAcaa GATCCAGCGCAAAATGTAGCAAGTAGTAATTGCATGACGCTGATGGAAGCATTTGGTGATGACCTTTATGTATCATGTACAATGCCTTCCGTTGAAATTGGTACAGTTGGTGGAGGAACCTCATTACCTGGTCAATCTGCTTGTTTGGAAATGCTTGGCGTACGAGGTGCAAACTCTCAAACCCCCGGGGCCAATGCCAAACGGTTAGCACGTATACTATGTGCAACAGTTTTGGCAGGTGAGCTGTCATTGATGTCAGCCTTGACTGCTGGTCATTTAGTGAAAAGTCACATGATTCACAATCG atCCGCTCCTTCCATTCAGAATTTAGAAACAGAATCATGCGAATCAAatagacaaataaaaaactgtGTGTCTTGA
- the LOC113557324 gene encoding kelch domain-containing protein 10 homolog, with amino-acid sequence MSNNISIYKFKPFQFSILKKNHDPQQRPLARSGHRVVCNNAYLFSYGGFNPQTNDVLLRNRVSSAMRELWKYCFDLGEWKIIKCNNVPQELASSSVTLSGNIIIIYGGTGVPFGAFCSNRMYLGNLANEYKENGMSFEELEVSGDVPLPLYGQGVVMDGKYIYSIGGTSGYEYEMDVHRFDLSTRKWELLHKSLGEGQEPEPRYRHEVVFYKGRIYIFGGGRGGARNIYYGFSKIHMFDLATRQWQFLPAKHDHRVPKPGYPNNRSCHSCVQCPENSNLVYICGGFDGFQSFKDVWRFDFDTLQWEKLTKCIMPRSVYFHSTAVTPSGRMCCYGGIVSDDDVDARGGRSNDITSAWIIIPKLKVICWEAMVHYFKDQMFASSDENLKKIGLPQEFYERIIEARRIC; translated from the exons ATGTcgaacaatatttcaatatacaaaTTCAAACCATTTCAGTTctcaatattaaagaaaaatcatGATCCACAGCAACGTCCATTGGCAAGAAGTGGACATCGTGTAGTGTGCAATAATGCCTATTTGTTCTCGTATGGAGGTTTTAACCCTCAAACAAAT gATGTTTTGCTTCGTAATCGAGTGTCATCTGCCATGCGGGAGCTTTGGAagtattgttttgatttaggtgaatggaaaataattaagtgtAACAATGTACCTCAAGAATTAGCATCTAGTTCAGTTACACTATCtggtaatataatcattatatatggAGGTACTGGAGTTCCATTTGGAGCATTTTGTAGCAATCGCATGTACTTGG GAAATTTAGCCAATGAGTATAAAGAAAATGGAATGAGTTTTGAAGAGTTAGAAGTGTCTGGAGATGTTCCATTACCATTATATGGACAAGGTGTCGTAATGgatggtaaatatatttattcaattggtGGCACATCTGGTTACGAATATGAGATGGATGTTCATCGATTTGATCTGAGTACAAGAAAATGGGAGTTGTTACATAAGTCACTCGGAGAAGGTCAAGAACCTGAACCTAGATATCGACATGAAGTGGTATTCTATAAAGGTAGAATATACATATTCGGCGGAGGACGTGGTGGTGCCAGGAATATTTACTATGGTTTTTCg aaAATCCATATGTTTGACTTGGCCACTAGACAGTGGCAATTTCTTCCGGCCAAACATGACCACAGGGTACCAAAACCTGGTTATCCAAATAACCGAAGCTGCCATAGCTGTGTTCAATGTCCTGAGAATTCTAATTTGGTGTATATATGTGGTGGTTTTGATGGCTTCCAATCCTTCAAAGATGTTTGGCGTTTTGACTTCGACACCTTACAGTGGGAAAAACTCACAAAGTGTATTATGCCTCGGTCGGTATACTTTCATTCTACTGCTGTAACTCCTTCTGGTCGTATGTGTTGTTATGGTGGCATAGTTTCTGATGACGATGTAGATGCTAGAGGTGGCCGTTCAAATGATATTACTAGTGCATGGATTATAATACCCAAATTGAAAGTCATATGTTGGGAAGCAATGGTTCACTATTTCAAAGATCAGATGTTTGCATCTAGTGATgagaatttaaagaaaattggtTTACCTCAAGAATTCTATGAACGAATAATTGAAGCTCGgagaatttgttaa
- the LOC113557321 gene encoding 3-hydroxy-3-methylglutaryl-coenzyme A reductase isoform X1 — MESIESRNRPIDMFDNIFGGIGKGCASHPWEVIVGVLTVTACMLTIDKTADPSLSAGPNSLPHSTKIVDDESHAIDVIFMTLIRCIAVLYCYYQFNNLRQLDSKYVLGIAAMFTVFSSFVFSTIVIHYLNGDLKDAMFLFLLVLLVNLKKASLLAQFALSGCSQTEVINNISKGMSLLGPSFSLDSIVCSLVISVGMLSGVQRLETLCMFTCMSFIVNYVVIMSFYPACLSLVLDLLRGGDENGMPFWGDRSQITAICNDHKTDPITQRVKVIMSVGVMIVHAQSRWALSGMETETDNMLGMQVTKFAVFNETEENTHRSVHSSIVHWMASGADHIVILILLLSMIVWFWFFGDRDDLAHTLAQVNKQSVNTSGNSVHVLETQKNIQHRESQTDNRKPSVYTSNKMVQTENVNSSIVLEDNNGEIRTFDECLDIYKTQKSAEQLNDEEVLMLVKSNHIKPYMLEKCVNNPERGVGLRRKIIAAESNLTEALIQLPYIGYDYSKVLGTNCENVIGYVAVPVGVAGPLLVDDVFYQVPMATTEGCLVASTNRGCRALTLCGGVITRVVDDGMTRGPVVRFSSVTTASEAKMWMDNPEKFKIIKSAFDSTSRFARLTKLLVRIAGRHLFIRFTASTGDAMGMNMLSKGTEKSLKVIGEYFPDMEVLSLSGNFCSDKKPAAVNWIEGRGKYVVSEAIVPSKVVTEVLKTTVAALVDVNISKNLMGSAIAGSIGGNNAHAANVVTAVYIATGQDPAQNVASSNCMTLMEAFGDDLYVSCTMPSVEIGTVGGGTSLPGQSACLEMLGVRGANSQTPGANAKRLARILCATVLAGELSLMSALTAGHLVKSHMIHNRSAPSIQNLETESCESNRQIKNCVS; from the exons ATGGAATCAATCGAATCACGAAATC GACCCATAGATATGTTCGACAACATATTCGGTGGCATTGGCAAAGGCTGTGCCAGCCACCCCTGGGAAGTGATCGTGGGAGTCCTTACCGTCACTGCGTGCATGCTGACGATTGACAAGACGGCCGATCCATCACTGTCGGCCGGACCGAACAGCCTACCGCACAGCACCAAGATCGTT GATGATGAATCACACGCCATCGACGTAATATTTATGACTTTAATAAGATGTATAGCCGTGCTTTACTGCTATTATCAGTTCAATAATCTCAGGCAGTTGgattcaaaatatgttttgg gTATTGCCGccatgtttacagtgttttcAAGCTTTGTTTTTAGTACCATAGTAATACATTACTTAAACGGAGACTTaaa aGATGCTATGTTCCTGTTCCTATTAGTTTTACttgttaacttaaaaaaagccAGTTTATTGGCACAATTTGCACTTAGTGGCTGCTCACAAACCGAAGTAATCAACAATATATCTAAAGGCATGTCATTACTAGGTCCGTCGTTTTCTTTGGATTCAATTGTCTGTAGTCTTGTTATCAGTGTTGGGATGCTGTCAGGTGTCCAGCGTTTAGAAACACTATGTATGTTTACATGCATGTCATTTATTGTGAACTATGTGGTAATCATGAGTTTTTATCCAGCTTGTTTATCACTGGTATTGGAt TTACTGAGAGGAGGAGATGAAAATGGTATGCCATTTTGGGGTGACCGTTCTCAGATAACTGCCATTTGCAATGATCATAAAACTGATCCCATCACACAACGTGTTAAGGTGATAATGTCAGTTGGTGTAATGATTGTTCACGCTCAGAG TCGATGGGCATTGAGTGGTATGGAAACAGAAACAGATAATATGTTAGGAATGCAAGTAACTAAATTTGCTGTATTTAATGAAACTGAAGAAAATACCCATCGTTCTGTTCATAGCTCTATTGTACA TTGGATGGCTAGTGGGGCTGATCACATAGTTATATTGATACTTTTACTGTCAATGATAGTATGGTTTTGGTTCTTTGGAGACCGTGATGATCTAGCTCATACCTTAGCACAGGTGAATAAACAGTCAGTTAACACATCCG gTAATTCAGTACATGTCCTTGaaactcaaaaaaatattcaacatagAGAAAGCCAAACTGATAATCGAAAACCATCAGTTTATACTTCCAACAAAATGGTTCAAACAGAAAATGTTAATAGCAGTATTGTTCTAGAGGATAACAATGGGGAAATTAGAACTTTTGATGAATGTTTGGATATATACAAAACtcag aaatcagCTGAACAATTAAATGATGAAGAAGTATTAATGTTGGTGAAATCGAACCATATAAAACCGTACATGTTGGAGAAGTGTGTCAATAACCCAGAGAGGGGTGTTGGTCttagaagaaaaataattgcagCAGAAAGCAATCTCACTGAAGCCTTAATACAATTACCTTACATTGGTTATGATTATTCAAAA GTACTAGGAACAAATTGTGAGAATGTGATAGGATACGTAGCTGTACCTGTTGGTGTTGCTGGACCATTACTTGTGGatgatgtattttatcaaGTACCAATGGCAACCACTGAAGGTTGTCTAGTAGCCAGTACAAACAGGGGTTGTAGAGCACTGACGTTATGCGGTGGTGTTATAACGAGAGTTGTGGACGATGGTATGACTAGAGGACCTGTTGTCAGATTTTCTTCAGTTACTACTGCAAG tgaagCAAAAATGTGGATGGACAATCCAGaaaagttcaaaataattaagtcaGCATTTGATTCAACAAGCAGATTTGCAAGACTCACAAAATTACTTGTGCGCATAGCAGGTCGACATTTGTTTATTCGGTTTACCGCTTCTACGGGTGATGCAATGGGCATGAATATGTTAtccaaa ggAACAGAAAAATCTCTCAAAGTTATTGGAGAATACTTCCCCGATATGGAAGTCTTGAGCTTGAGTGGTAATTTTTGTTCAGACAAAAAACCAGCCGCAGTCAACtg gatTGAAGGTCGTGGAAAATATGTTGTTAGTGAAGCAATTGTACCTTCAAAAGTTGTAACAGAGGTACTGAAAACCACTGTAGCAGCATTAGTTGATGTTAACATTAGTAAAAACTTGATGGGCTCAGCAATTGCTGGTAGTATTGGAGGAAATAATGCTCATGCTGCCAATGTTGTTACAGCTGTGTATATTGCTACAGGAcaa GATCCAGCGCAAAATGTAGCAAGTAGTAATTGCATGACGCTGATGGAAGCATTTGGTGATGACCTTTATGTATCATGTACAATGCCTTCCGTTGAAATTGGTACAGTTGGTGGAGGAACCTCATTACCTGGTCAATCTGCTTGTTTGGAAATGCTTGGCGTACGAGGTGCAAACTCTCAAACCCCCGGGGCCAATGCCAAACGGTTAGCACGTATACTATGTGCAACAGTTTTGGCAGGTGAGCTGTCATTGATGTCAGCCTTGACTGCTGGTCATTTAGTGAAAAGTCACATGATTCACAATCG atCCGCTCCTTCCATTCAGAATTTAGAAACAGAATCATGCGAATCAAatagacaaataaaaaactgtGTGTCTTGA